One region of Sphingomonas abietis genomic DNA includes:
- a CDS encoding glycosyltransferase family 4 protein: MDVTDLRVALFSGNYNYVRDGANQALNRLVEYLLRKGAAVRIYSPKVSQPAFDHVGDLIGVPAIPLPGRAEYRAPILLTPGVKKDIHRFKPNIIHVASPEVLGHAAVRHARKNKLPVVASVHTRFETYPRYYGFAFLEGLVEAGLRRFYRRCDAIFAPSESMAQLLREQRMNFDVGIWSRGVERDIFSPERRDLDWRRGLGIADDEVAVGYIGRLVMEKGLDVFADTIDQLVRRGVKHRVLIVGDGPAREWFEKRLPDDAVFAGFQGGKDLGRAAASMDVLFNPSVTETFGNVTLEAMSAGIPVVAADATGSQSLVEPGITGELVRPGAIHFFADALGRYVQNDELRHSAGHAGRIASRAYEWDKVNQALVDQYLRIERQRQRGIAGTPPMQRVPWPGSRRS, from the coding sequence ATGGACGTGACCGATCTGCGCGTGGCGCTGTTCTCCGGCAATTATAATTATGTGCGCGATGGCGCCAACCAGGCGCTCAACCGCCTTGTCGAATATCTGCTGCGCAAGGGCGCGGCGGTGCGGATCTATTCGCCCAAGGTGAGCCAGCCCGCCTTCGATCATGTCGGCGATCTGATCGGGGTGCCGGCGATCCCGCTGCCCGGCCGCGCCGAATATCGCGCGCCGATATTGCTGACGCCGGGCGTGAAGAAGGACATCCACCGCTTCAAGCCGAACATCATCCACGTCGCCTCGCCCGAGGTGCTCGGCCACGCCGCCGTCCGCCACGCGCGCAAGAACAAGCTGCCGGTGGTCGCCTCGGTCCATACCCGGTTCGAGACCTATCCGCGCTATTATGGCTTCGCCTTCCTGGAAGGGCTGGTCGAGGCCGGGCTACGCCGCTTCTATCGCCGCTGTGACGCGATCTTCGCGCCCTCCGAATCGATGGCGCAGCTGCTGCGCGAGCAGCGCATGAACTTCGATGTCGGCATCTGGTCGCGTGGCGTCGAGCGCGACATCTTCTCGCCCGAGCGCCGCGATCTCGATTGGCGCCGCGGCCTGGGCATCGCCGATGACGAGGTGGCGGTCGGCTATATCGGCCGGCTGGTGATGGAGAAGGGGCTCGACGTCTTCGCCGACACGATCGACCAGCTCGTCCGTCGCGGGGTGAAGCATCGCGTGCTGATCGTCGGTGACGGCCCTGCCCGCGAATGGTTCGAGAAGCGCCTGCCCGACGATGCCGTGTTCGCCGGCTTCCAGGGCGGCAAGGATCTCGGCCGCGCCGCCGCATCGATGGACGTGCTGTTCAACCCGTCCGTCACCGAGACCTTCGGCAACGTCACGCTGGAGGCGATGTCCGCCGGCATCCCGGTGGTCGCTGCCGATGCCACCGGCAGCCAGAGCCTGGTCGAGCCCGGCATCACCGGCGAACTCGTCCGCCCCGGCGCGATCCACTTCTTCGCTGATGCGCTGGGCCGCTATGTGCAGAATGACGAGCTGCGCCATTCGGCCGGCCATGCCGGCCGCATCGCCAGCCGCGCCTATGAGTGGGACAAGGTCAACCAGGCGCTGGTCGATCAGTATCTGCGGATCGAGCGCCAGCGCCAGCGCGGCATCGCCGGCACCCCGCCGATGCAGCGGGTGCCGTGGCCGGGCAGCCGGAGAAGCTGA
- a CDS encoding YeiH family protein, with product MAADLYGDIEAGAKLQWRDYPPGLMVAVLASLASAYLSDHYGAPLTLMALLVGLALNFLNGDPRLGPGLAFASRTLLRVGIVLVGARVTLAQIVGLGPVALLAIVVIVTLTMLSGVLAAERLGFGRAFGALAGGAVAICGASAAMALATVLGEKRINQAQLALVLVGISAFSAAAMVLYPAICHHLGFGDRQAGFVLGAAIHDVAQSLGAGYAFSQTAGQNAAIVKLTRVALLAPALAITGRLFARDGEAAGRQPLLPWYVVGFFLFAAINSIGIVPARVGQGATDLATALLVCAVTATGIRSPMASLLESGPRPLLIIAIASVVALLLACGAAALLIH from the coding sequence ATGGCCGCCGATCTCTACGGCGATATCGAGGCCGGCGCGAAGCTCCAGTGGCGGGATTATCCGCCGGGGCTGATGGTGGCGGTGCTGGCGTCGCTCGCCTCGGCCTATCTGTCGGATCATTATGGCGCGCCGCTGACGCTGATGGCGCTGTTGGTCGGGCTCGCGCTCAATTTCCTGAACGGCGATCCGCGCCTCGGCCCCGGCCTTGCCTTCGCCTCGCGGACGTTGCTGCGCGTCGGCATCGTGCTGGTCGGCGCGCGGGTGACGCTGGCCCAGATCGTCGGCCTCGGCCCGGTGGCGCTCCTCGCGATCGTGGTGATCGTCACGCTGACGATGCTGAGCGGGGTGCTCGCCGCCGAGCGGCTGGGCTTCGGCCGGGCGTTCGGTGCGCTGGCGGGCGGCGCGGTCGCGATCTGCGGCGCGTCCGCGGCAATGGCGCTGGCGACGGTGCTGGGCGAGAAGCGGATCAACCAGGCGCAGCTCGCGCTGGTGCTGGTCGGCATCTCGGCGTTCAGCGCCGCCGCGATGGTGCTCTACCCCGCGATTTGCCATCATCTCGGGTTCGGCGATCGCCAGGCCGGCTTCGTGCTCGGCGCCGCGATCCACGACGTCGCGCAGTCGCTCGGCGCTGGCTATGCCTTCAGCCAGACCGCCGGGCAGAATGCCGCGATCGTCAAGCTGACCCGCGTCGCCCTGCTGGCACCGGCGCTCGCCATCACCGGGCGCCTGTTCGCACGCGACGGCGAGGCCGCCGGCCGGCAGCCGCTGCTGCCCTGGTATGTCGTCGGCTTCTTTCTATTCGCGGCGATCAATTCGATCGGCATCGTGCCCGCCCGCGTTGGGCAGGGCGCGACCGATCTCGCGACCGCGCTGCTGGTCTGCGCAGTGACGGCGACCGGCATCCGCTCACCGATGGCGAGCCTGCTCGAAAGCGGGCCACGCCCGCTGCTGATCATCGCGATCGCCAGCGTGGTGGCGCTGCTGCTCGCTTGCGGGGCGGCCGCGCTGCTGATCCACTGA
- a CDS encoding DUF2218 domain-containing protein, translating to MTESTTATVTTTHGSRYLQQLCKHWSHKLEVEFTPTHGTIRFPSGVVATLAATDDTLGATIVAPDAETLERMKGVVADHLDRFAFREAPLPFVWR from the coding sequence ATGACCGAAAGCACCACCGCGACCGTCACCACCACCCATGGCAGCCGCTATCTCCAGCAGCTTTGCAAGCATTGGTCGCACAAGCTCGAAGTGGAGTTCACGCCCACCCACGGCACGATCCGCTTCCCGAGCGGCGTCGTGGCGACGCTGGCTGCCACCGACGACACTCTCGGCGCGACGATCGTGGCGCCCGATGCCGAGACGCTGGAGCGGATGAAGGGCGTGGTCGCCGACCATCTGGACCGTTTCGCCTTTCGCGAGGCGCCGCTGCCCTTCGTCTGGCGCTGA
- a CDS encoding PadR family transcriptional regulator: protein MRFGFHHRGRHGHHHPDEHGGRSGMRAMRGGFGGRGAFEAFGEALAERGSRGGGRRRLFDGGELRLVLLRLIGDQPRHGYDLIRGIEERTGGAYAPSPGVVYPTLTMLGDMGHIEEQASGGNRKIFAVTAEGQALLDDKADEIAALMARLEALGEARDRADIVSVRRAVHNMKAVLMHKLHDADVETIQQAVALIDEAAGKIERL, encoded by the coding sequence ATGCGTTTTGGATTTCATCATCGTGGCCGTCATGGTCACCACCACCCCGACGAGCATGGCGGCCGCAGCGGTATGCGGGCGATGCGCGGCGGCTTCGGCGGCCGGGGCGCTTTCGAGGCATTTGGCGAGGCCCTGGCCGAGCGGGGATCGCGTGGCGGCGGGCGCCGCCGCCTGTTCGATGGCGGCGAGCTTCGCCTCGTGCTGCTGCGCCTGATCGGCGATCAGCCGCGTCACGGCTATGACCTGATCCGTGGCATCGAAGAGCGCACCGGCGGCGCCTATGCGCCCAGCCCCGGCGTGGTCTACCCGACCCTCACCATGCTCGGCGACATGGGCCACATCGAGGAACAGGCCAGCGGGGGCAACCGCAAGATCTTCGCCGTCACCGCCGAGGGCCAGGCGCTGCTCGACGACAAGGCGGACGAGATCGCGGCGTTGATGGCCCGCCTCGAAGCCCTGGGCGAAGCGCGCGACCGCGCCGACATCGTGTCGGTTCGCCGTGCCGTCCACAATATGAAGGCGGTGCTGATGCACAAGCTGCACGACGCCGACGTCGAGACCATCCAGCAGGCCGTGGCGCTCATCGACGAGGCGGCCGGCAAGATCGAACGGCTCTGA
- a CDS encoding replication-associated recombination protein A has protein sequence MADLFASDAPDAALPAKAAPLADRLRPRTLAEVVGQEHLTGPEGAIGRMVTASRLSSMILWGPPGTGKTTIARLLADAVELRFVAISAVFSGVAELKKVFAEARDHARTGTRTLLFVDEIHRFNRAQQDGFLPYVEDGTVILVGATTENPSFELNAALLSRSQVLILNRLTPGALGELLNRAEQVEDRPLPITADARNALIASADGDGRFLLNQAETLFAIDIEEALDPAALAALLHRRMPVYDKDREGHYNLISALHKSVRGSDPQAALYYLARMLEGGEQPLFLARRLVRMAVEDIGLADPQALVQCIAAKDCYDFLGSPEGELALAQACLYLATAPKSNAGYKAFKASKRAAQETGSLMPPRNILNAPTKLMKQVGYGKGYTYDPDAEDGFSGDNYWPEEMAPQTFYEPVARGFEAKIQERLAYWEGLRKERQR, from the coding sequence ATGGCCGATCTCTTCGCCTCCGACGCCCCGGACGCCGCCCTCCCCGCCAAAGCCGCGCCGCTCGCCGACCGCTTGCGTCCGCGCACGCTCGCCGAAGTGGTGGGGCAGGAGCATCTCACCGGCCCCGAGGGCGCGATCGGGCGGATGGTGACCGCCAGCCGCCTGTCGTCGATGATCCTGTGGGGGCCGCCCGGCACCGGCAAGACCACGATCGCGCGGCTGCTCGCCGATGCGGTCGAGCTGCGCTTCGTGGCGATCTCGGCGGTGTTCTCGGGCGTCGCCGAACTGAAGAAGGTCTTCGCCGAGGCGCGCGACCATGCCCGCACCGGCACGCGCACATTGCTGTTCGTGGACGAGATCCACCGCTTCAATCGCGCCCAGCAGGATGGCTTCCTGCCCTATGTCGAGGACGGCACCGTCATCCTCGTGGGCGCCACCACCGAGAATCCGAGCTTCGAGCTCAACGCCGCGCTGCTCAGCCGCTCGCAGGTGCTGATCCTCAACCGGCTGACGCCCGGCGCGCTCGGCGAACTGCTCAACCGGGCCGAACAGGTCGAGGATCGCCCCCTCCCCATCACCGCCGACGCGCGCAACGCGCTGATCGCCTCGGCGGACGGCGACGGCCGCTTCCTGCTCAACCAGGCCGAGACGCTGTTCGCCATCGACATCGAGGAAGCCCTCGATCCCGCCGCCCTCGCCGCGCTGCTCCATCGCCGGATGCCGGTCTATGACAAGGATCGCGAGGGGCATTATAATCTGATCTCGGCGCTGCATAAATCGGTGCGCGGCTCCGATCCGCAGGCGGCGCTCTATTATCTGGCGCGGATGCTGGAGGGCGGCGAACAGCCCCTGTTCCTCGCGCGGCGGCTGGTGCGGATGGCGGTGGAAGATATCGGGCTGGCCGACCCGCAGGCGCTGGTGCAGTGCATCGCCGCCAAGGATTGCTACGATTTCCTCGGCTCGCCGGAGGGCGAACTGGCGCTGGCACAGGCCTGCCTCTATCTCGCCACCGCGCCCAAATCCAATGCCGGCTACAAGGCGTTCAAGGCCTCGAAGCGCGCCGCGCAGGAGACCGGATCGCTGATGCCGCCGAGGAACATCCTCAACGCGCCGACCAAGCTGATGAAGCAGGTCGGCTACGGCAAGGGCTATACCTACGATCCCGATGCCGAGGATGGTTTTTCGGGCGACAATTACTGGCCCGAGGAGATGGCGCCGCAGACCTTCTACGAACCGGTCGCCCGAGGCTTCGAGGCCAAGATCCAGGAACGGCTGGCCTATTGGGAGGGCCTGCGGAAAGAGCGGCAGCGATGA